Proteins found in one Zea mays cultivar B73 chromosome 1, Zm-B73-REFERENCE-NAM-5.0, whole genome shotgun sequence genomic segment:
- the LOC103644494 gene encoding transcription factor bHLH84, producing MESSEASWHWHSFDPSVAVEDSEAMVQLLGVQYSGNEQKQTTPTAMSWPGQEADQYYSSTACPYYMQTQQPNPGASFYDHGYYGSNTFTMTGDFFVPEEQMLDLNLDFEYQGGEGTCYGRGGGNTPAVCKRKLENQKDESATCTVPKKKSRSAAVPQAQKKRKTAQKGACSRGNQEESYGDDGGNAKQQQQCSNDYLSDDDDSLEMIACGNVSSASKKSSSSACGKARAGRGATTDPQSLYARKRRERINERLKVLQNLVPNGTKVDISTMLEEAVQYVKFLQLQIKLLSSDDMWMFAPIAYNGVNVGLDLKISPPQQ from the exons atggagtcctccgaGGCGAGCTGGCACTGGCACTCGTTTGATCCGTCAGTCGCCGTGGAGGACTCCGAGGCAATGGTCCAGCTGCTCGGCGTGCAGTACTCTGGCAACGAGCAGAAGCAGACAACGCCGACGGCCATGTCCTGGCCTGGCCAAGAAGCTGACCAGTACTACAGCTCGACGGCGTGCCCGTACTACATGCAGACGCAGCAACCCAACCCCGGCGCAAGCTTCTACGACCATGGTTACTACGGCAGCAACACGTTCACGATGACCGGCGACTTCTTCGTGCCGGAGGAGCAGATGCTTGATCTGAACCTCGACTTTGAGTACCAGGGCGGCGAGGGGACCTGCTACGGCCGCGGCGGTGGCAACACGCCGGCGGTGTGCAAGAGGAAGCTGGAGAATCAGAAGGACGAGAGCGCCACGTGCACCGTTCCAAAGAAGAAATCTCGATCTGCCGCAGTACCG CAAGCACAGAAGAAGCGCAAGACGGCGCAGAAAGGCGCGTGCAGCCGAGGAAACCAGGAGGAGAGCTACGGCGACGACGGCGGCAACGCTAAACAACAGCAGCAGTGCTCTAACGACTACCTGTCTGACGACGACGACTCGCTGGAGATGATTGCGTGCGGCAATGTGAGCTCGGCATccaagaagtcgtcgtcgtcggcatGTGGGAAGGCCAGGGCCGGACGTGGGGCCACCACCGATCCGCAAAGCCTCTACGCCAGG AAAAGGAGAGAGCGGATCAATGAGCGTCTGAAAGTATTGCAGAATCTTGTCCCGAATGGAACCAAG GTAGATATTAGCACGATGCTCGAAGAAGCAGTCCAATACGTCAAGTTCTTGCAGCTCCAGATCAAG CTGTTGAGCTCGGATGATATGTGGATGTTTGCTCCGATCGCCTACAACGGGGTCAATGTTGGCCTAGATCTCAAGATATCTCCACCACAACAATGA